The sequence CCCATCCTGAGATGCCATATCGTTATAACCTATTTTAATATGATGCTGCAACCTAAGTACTACCGGACAAGTTGCATCTAAAAGTGTAATGTTATTTCTTTGAGCAATTTCATATGTTTGAGGTGGCTCTCCATGAGCTCTTATCAGAACAGAACAATCATGTAAATTTTTAAACTCATCATAGTCAATTGTTATAAGTCCCATTGATTTTAATCGTTCTACTTCTAAATTGTTATGAACTATATCTCCAAGACAATATAACTTTCCATATTTCAGCAATTCTTCCTCAGCTTTTTTAATTGCAAATACAACTCCAAAACAGAATCCAGAATTTTTATCTATTTCTACTTCCATACTCAAAGTTGATTTATCTTTTGCATTATCCACTCTAATTGCTCTTCGCGGTTTAGATTACTATTATCTAACAATATTGCATTTTCAGCTTTTCTTAATGGACTAACATCACGGTTCTCATCAATATAATCGCGCTGCTTTATATTTTCAACAATTTCATTTAATGTGGTCTGTATTCCTTTTTCATTCATCTCTATCATTCGTCGCTGAGCTCTTATCATCGGATCAGCTGTCATAAAAATTTTTAATTCGGCATTTGGAAAAACAACAGTTCCAATATCTCTCCCATCCATTACAATCTTTTTATTTTCTCCGATTTTTCTCTGTATAGCAACCAATTTCTGTCTAACCTCAGGAATTTTACTTACTATACTTACGTTT is a genomic window of Bacteroidia bacterium containing:
- a CDS encoding (d)CMP kinase, which gives rise to MKDIVVAVDGYSSCGKSTLAKAIASMLGYVYIDSGAMYRAVTLYCLRYGIVKDSVVNQDLLFKHLNNIDIRFQLNALTCKNETWLNGENVEDEIRKSEVASNVSIVSKIPEVRQKLVAIQRKIGENKKIVMDGRDIGTVVFPNAELKIFMTADPMIRAQRRMIEMNEKGIQTTLNEIVENIKQRDYIDENRDVSPLRKAENAILLDNSNLNREEQLEWIMQKINQL